A region from the Bacteroidota bacterium genome encodes:
- the carA gene encoding glutamine-hydrolyzing carbamoyl-phosphate synthase small subunit: protein MNPTAPAARLVLENGTEVRGTSFGARTDRFGELVFNTSMTGYQEILSDPSYCRQTIIFTYPHIGNYGVNEEDMESRLLHVTGMVCREVSKTVSNWRATHSLPDFLKKHNIPGIEGVDTRFLTLAIRNEGAMRCLITHDMDTPVAELVQKIKESPDMVGADLASEVTTRESYVYKPDHQLSGYDQNGQPDTRFRVVAIDYGIKQNILRILNQTGCEVTVLPSSASLEEIRSYQPQGVFLSNGPGDPAAVTYTIPVVKELIESGIPVFGICLGHQIAALALGAKTYKLKFGHRGGNHPVKNLKTGAIEITAQNHGFAVDTDSLPSGVELTHLNLNDQTVEGIRHRTLPFFSVQYHPEASPGPHDSHYLFRDFISLMKDRMVPA from the coding sequence ATGAACCCCACGGCCCCTGCTGCCCGTCTCGTTCTCGAGAATGGCACCGAAGTACGCGGTACGTCTTTTGGCGCCCGCACCGACCGGTTTGGAGAATTGGTCTTTAACACCTCCATGACTGGTTATCAGGAAATTCTTTCCGACCCGTCTTACTGCCGGCAAACCATCATTTTTACCTACCCGCATATCGGGAATTATGGAGTCAATGAAGAGGATATGGAAAGCCGCCTGCTTCATGTGACCGGAATGGTCTGCCGTGAAGTTTCAAAAACCGTTTCAAACTGGCGCGCCACCCATTCCTTGCCGGACTTTCTTAAGAAACACAATATTCCTGGTATCGAAGGAGTCGATACACGGTTTCTCACACTCGCCATCCGGAATGAAGGTGCCATGCGGTGTCTCATTACCCACGACATGGATACCCCGGTTGCTGAACTGGTTCAGAAAATCAAGGAAAGTCCCGACATGGTGGGAGCCGATCTGGCTTCGGAAGTAACCACTCGTGAATCTTATGTTTATAAACCCGATCATCAGTTAAGCGGATATGATCAAAACGGACAACCCGATACCAGATTCCGTGTTGTTGCGATAGATTACGGCATCAAACAAAACATTCTCCGAATCCTTAATCAGACCGGATGCGAGGTCACCGTTCTGCCTTCCTCGGCTTCATTGGAAGAAATCAGGTCTTATCAGCCGCAGGGAGTCTTTCTTTCGAACGGACCCGGAGATCCCGCGGCTGTTACGTACACCATTCCGGTGGTGAAAGAACTGATCGAATCGGGCATACCTGTTTTTGGAATTTGTCTCGGACATCAGATTGCCGCTCTGGCTTTGGGCGCAAAAACGTATAAACTGAAATTCGGGCACCGGGGAGGGAATCACCCGGTTAAGAACCTGAAAACCGGTGCCATTGAAATAACCGCCCAAAATCATGGCTTTGCTGTTGATACAGACAGCCTTCCCTCCGGAGTTGAACTGACTCATCTTAACCTGAATGACCAGACCGTTGAGGGGATCCGGCACAGGACCCTCCCGTTTTTCTCTGTTCAGTACCACCCGGAAGCATCACCTGGGCCGCATGACAGTCACTATCTGTTCAGGGACTTTATCAGTCTGATGAAAGACCGGATGGTTCCAGCCTGA
- a CDS encoding YihY/virulence factor BrkB family protein codes for MKNGKLPSAKPKKKRPAGSKSKRLKQLAGSIRQLDIPGTSAALAFHFFLSFIPTVLILSLLYRELGADTGTVASGIGILSSWLPPVLRSGFDSMGPLIGKIPVSGFLVTSVVLFAWSSTSGISRYFRFLEKHCGKEGYTRAWRIRSRAIALILLLGALGGGLIWLLGFAPAGQNDGTANPWFWYRVVMVTVFVSTCLFVLIKVGTPLPLRSRRVAMITGFTGTVWVSLTLFLDQLIGFSDPIQTSAGHFGAVFIFLLWLYATAILMVIAGAWASTVVKTHR; via the coding sequence TTGAAAAACGGGAAGCTGCCCTCCGCAAAGCCGAAGAAGAAGCGGCCCGCCGGAAGTAAATCCAAACGTCTGAAACAACTGGCCGGTTCGATCCGGCAGCTTGATATACCGGGAACCTCGGCGGCGCTGGCGTTTCATTTTTTTCTCTCCTTCATTCCCACCGTTCTTATCCTGTCTTTGCTTTACCGCGAGTTGGGTGCCGATACCGGAACCGTTGCCTCTGGTATCGGCATACTCAGTTCCTGGCTTCCACCTGTGCTTCGTTCCGGATTTGATTCCATGGGGCCTCTGATTGGAAAGATACCCGTTTCGGGATTTCTGGTTACCTCGGTGGTGCTGTTTGCCTGGTCATCCACTTCAGGAATCAGCCGGTATTTCAGGTTTCTGGAAAAGCATTGCGGAAAGGAAGGTTATACCAGAGCCTGGCGTATCCGAAGCCGGGCCATTGCCTTGATTCTGCTGCTTGGAGCCTTGGGTGGCGGTCTTATCTGGCTGCTTGGATTCGCCCCGGCAGGACAGAATGACGGGACAGCCAATCCTTGGTTCTGGTACCGGGTGGTAATGGTGACTGTGTTTGTTTCGACCTGTCTTTTTGTTCTGATCAAGGTGGGGACCCCGCTTCCGCTCAGAAGCCGCAGGGTGGCCATGATCACCGGATTCACAGGAACAGTCTGGGTATCACTGACCCTGTTTCTTGATCAGCTGATCGGATTCTCGGATCCGATCCAGACCAGCGCCGGGCATTTTGGGGCAGTATTCATTTTTCTGTTATGGTTATATGCCACCGCCATTCTCATGGTCATTGCGGGTGCATGGGCTTCCACGGTGGTAAAAACTCATCGGTAA
- a CDS encoding MCE family protein: MALSSASVFRLGIFVFLAFIVFFVGIISLGDRKGWFDETTVINARFTDINGLETGAPVRISGINAGKILSILPPRKLGDQVTVEMEISRKFDPLLRTDSRARIETEGLVGYKLIIVEPGTESAPPVERNGMIQSLEPVKFADITRQFYDASSDIASIVKTIDAIADSVRKGKGTLGKLVKDESLYRNLSSAAVSVDSAFNAFNDQSRKIAEIVSQVSVSVSEIMDKINRGEGTVGKLVSSDSLYADIRTSTTEFIDVVKKLEDGVFAFSENMEALKRNWFFKGYFEDRGYWSREEFTRIDESLTLRRLELEEMKNALSQKLLDIEKREAALRKAEEEAARRK, from the coding sequence GTGGCACTTTCTTCTGCATCTGTTTTCCGGCTCGGCATTTTTGTCTTCCTTGCCTTTATCGTCTTCTTTGTCGGAATCATCAGTCTGGGTGACCGAAAGGGATGGTTCGATGAAACCACGGTTATCAATGCCCGATTTACCGATATCAACGGACTCGAAACCGGTGCGCCGGTTCGTATTTCCGGTATCAATGCCGGAAAGATTCTGAGCATTCTTCCGCCCAGGAAGTTAGGGGATCAGGTGACAGTCGAAATGGAGATCAGCCGCAAATTTGATCCGCTGCTGAGAACCGATTCACGTGCACGGATTGAAACAGAAGGATTGGTCGGCTACAAACTGATTATCGTTGAACCCGGAACGGAATCCGCACCGCCCGTTGAGCGGAACGGAATGATTCAATCTCTGGAACCCGTCAAGTTTGCCGATATCACCCGGCAGTTTTACGATGCATCCAGCGACATTGCCAGCATCGTAAAAACCATTGATGCCATCGCCGACTCGGTCCGGAAGGGCAAGGGAACCCTTGGAAAACTGGTGAAGGATGAAAGTCTGTACCGGAATCTCTCCAGTGCAGCAGTTTCGGTGGACAGTGCCTTTAATGCCTTCAATGATCAGAGCCGGAAAATTGCTGAGATCGTTTCGCAGGTATCGGTGTCTGTATCTGAGATCATGGATAAAATCAACCGCGGCGAGGGAACCGTGGGTAAACTGGTTTCCAGTGATTCGTTGTATGCAGATATCCGCACCAGCACCACCGAGTTTATTGATGTTGTTAAAAAACTCGAAGATGGTGTGTTTGCCTTTTCAGAAAACATGGAAGCTCTGAAACGGAACTGGTTTTTTAAAGGCTATTTCGAGGATCGGGGGTATTGGAGTCGTGAAGAATTTACCCGGATTGATGAAAGCCTGACCCTACGCCGCCTTGAACTTGAAGAAATGAAAAACGCCCTCAGCCAGAAATTACTCGACATTGAAAAACGGGAAGCTGCCCTCCGCAAAGCCGAAGAAGAAGCGGCCCGCCGGAAGTAA
- a CDS encoding ABC transporter ATP-binding protein — MIEFRNVHKSFGDLTVLNGITVTFRKGETTVILGKSGTGKSVLIKHIVRLLDPDAGSVLVEGTDLAGLSDTGLQEFRKTTGFLFQSAALYDSLSVYENIAFPMRRHLMLHEDEIRGRVEESLKWVSLEGAIGKMPSELSGGMRKRVGLARSLILNPSIILYDEPTTGLDPITSSEIAELIKTLQHRFGTTGLVVTHDMPCAFRVADRAILLADGQLVFDGDIQNLPISDHPLVKNFYETSLAKR, encoded by the coding sequence ATGATTGAATTCAGGAACGTCCACAAATCCTTTGGTGATCTGACCGTCCTGAACGGGATCACGGTAACCTTCAGAAAAGGGGAGACCACCGTCATCCTCGGAAAGTCCGGAACCGGGAAATCCGTTCTGATCAAACATATAGTGCGTCTGCTCGATCCTGATGCAGGATCGGTTTTAGTTGAAGGGACCGATCTGGCTGGTCTTTCGGATACCGGTCTGCAGGAATTCAGGAAGACCACTGGGTTCCTTTTTCAGAGTGCAGCCTTGTATGATTCCCTGTCGGTTTATGAAAATATTGCTTTCCCCATGAGACGCCATCTGATGCTTCATGAAGACGAAATCAGAGGCAGGGTGGAGGAATCGTTAAAGTGGGTAAGTCTTGAAGGGGCCATCGGAAAAATGCCTTCCGAATTGTCGGGTGGTATGCGGAAACGGGTGGGATTGGCCCGTTCTTTAATCCTGAATCCCTCCATAATTTTATATGATGAACCAACCACCGGCCTCGATCCCATCACAAGCAGTGAAATCGCTGAACTGATCAAAACGCTTCAGCACCGGTTTGGTACCACTGGTCTGGTGGTGACTCATGACATGCCATGTGCATTCAGGGTGGCCGATCGGGCCATTCTGCTGGCAGATGGTCAGTTGGTTTTTGATGGTGATATTCAGAACTTACCAATTTCTGATCATCCGCTGGTTAAGAATTTTTACGAAACCAGTCTGGCAAAAAGGTAA
- a CDS encoding ABC transporter permease produces MTVSGFRTFIFWFGEVTLFARDTGRALIRYPFEWRQFWLQLDAIGTGSLLLVGISGLAIGVVLSMQFNATLARFGAETLLPSMISISVIREIGPIITALVVAGRVASGIGAELGSMRVTEQIDALDVSAVDSFNYLVVPRIMAAILALPLLTIYCDVIAILGGYIGILIERSISFSEYITSAIRFLGLDDIVPGVLKTTVFGLIIGFIGCFNGYKTTGGTVGVGLSATNAVVIGSLLIIVAEVVLVKISLLFF; encoded by the coding sequence ATAACGGTGTCCGGATTCCGTACATTCATTTTTTGGTTTGGTGAAGTCACCCTCTTTGCCCGCGATACCGGACGGGCCCTGATCAGGTACCCGTTCGAGTGGAGACAATTCTGGCTGCAACTGGATGCCATCGGGACCGGATCCCTGCTTCTCGTCGGAATCTCGGGACTGGCCATTGGTGTGGTCCTCTCCATGCAATTCAATGCCACTCTGGCCAGATTTGGCGCCGAAACACTGCTTCCTTCCATGATTTCCATTTCAGTCATCCGTGAAATCGGTCCGATTATCACTGCTTTGGTGGTTGCTGGCCGTGTTGCCAGCGGAATTGGTGCTGAACTGGGGTCCATGCGGGTGACCGAACAGATTGATGCCCTCGATGTCTCTGCGGTCGATTCTTTTAATTATCTGGTGGTTCCCCGAATCATGGCAGCCATTCTGGCCTTGCCTCTGCTGACCATTTACTGCGATGTGATTGCCATTCTTGGCGGTTATATCGGGATTCTCATCGAGCGATCGATTTCTTTTTCTGAGTACATCACTTCAGCCATCCGGTTTCTGGGACTCGATGATATTGTTCCCGGGGTCCTGAAAACCACGGTTTTCGGTCTGATTATCGGATTCATTGGCTGCTTCAACGGATACAAGACCACGGGCGGAACAGTCGGGGTCGGTTTGTCGGCCACCAATGCCGTGGTGATCGGATCGCTGCTGATCATCGTAGCAGAAGTGGTTCTCGTCAAAATTTCCTTACTCTTTTTCTGA
- a CDS encoding riboflavin synthase, translating into MFTGLIEEVGTIEKVEFIGNGRRLTVSASKTISDLNVNDSIAINGCCQTVIERSGQTFSCISIEETLSKTTLGDLVTGSRVNLERPLLPDTRIGGHFVMGHVDTVGTVVSRTDLSTSWMFDIRFPESFRPYIIKIGSIAVDGTSLTVANLEGNVFTVAIIPHTMDMTIFPSYQAGSRVNLEFDLLGKYIENILVNHPERLSGWLPVAPTRS; encoded by the coding sequence ATGTTTACAGGTTTGATTGAAGAAGTCGGAACCATCGAAAAAGTGGAGTTCATCGGCAACGGACGGAGACTGACCGTATCAGCCTCTAAAACGATTTCCGATCTGAATGTGAATGATTCCATTGCAATAAATGGTTGCTGTCAGACCGTGATTGAGCGGTCCGGACAAACTTTTTCCTGTATTTCCATTGAAGAAACCCTCTCCAAAACCACCCTGGGAGACCTGGTGACCGGATCACGGGTGAATCTTGAACGGCCGCTGCTGCCCGATACACGGATAGGCGGTCACTTCGTCATGGGACATGTGGATACCGTCGGGACAGTGGTCAGCCGGACCGATCTGAGCACCAGCTGGATGTTTGACATCCGGTTTCCCGAGTCCTTCAGGCCATATATCATCAAAATCGGATCGATTGCCGTTGATGGGACCAGTCTGACCGTTGCCAACCTTGAGGGCAATGTCTTTACGGTAGCCATCATTCCGCATACCATGGATATGACGATTTTTCCATCGTATCAGGCAGGTTCAAGGGTAAATCTTGAATTTGATCTGCTTGGAAAATACATTGAAAATATTTTAGTAAACCACCCGGAACGCCTCTCAGGATGGCTTCCGGTCGCCCCAACCCGTTCATAA
- the ribD gene encoding bifunctional diaminohydroxyphosphoribosylaminopyrimidine deaminase/5-amino-6-(5-phosphoribosylamino)uracil reductase RibD yields MGSFTREERIMRRVIGLAKRGTGMVSPNPLVGAVLFKDGIRIGEGYHQQFGGPHAEVNAIGSVESPSDLRGSELFVNLEPCSHWGKTPPCTRLIIESGIRKVYIANTDPFPQVNGEGIRQLREAGIEVVTGVMEREGAELNRAFFHAQTHRRPWVTIKVATTLDGRMATRTGDSKWITGELAREDVQWLRFAHDGILTGAGTVRTDNPSLTVRLKGISKQPWRIILDTKAALPLTSQVFSDSWSSRTLWYTSASPDDGRERIPVNEENGKADLAQVMKDLFGRGIHLVLAEAGPTLVSSLIRTGFADELIIYMAPKLTGNGPAFFRADSGMDRLADALVLEPVSSSAAGHDLKLTYRFRRS; encoded by the coding sequence ATGGGGTCTTTCACCCGGGAAGAGCGGATTATGCGCCGGGTGATTGGCCTGGCAAAACGAGGTACCGGAATGGTCAGCCCCAACCCATTGGTCGGGGCTGTGCTGTTTAAAGACGGGATCAGGATCGGTGAGGGGTACCATCAGCAGTTTGGGGGACCCCACGCCGAAGTGAATGCCATCGGATCGGTGGAATCACCCTCCGATCTGCGGGGCTCCGAACTCTTCGTCAATCTCGAACCCTGCTCCCATTGGGGAAAGACACCACCCTGCACCCGGTTGATCATAGAATCGGGCATTAGGAAAGTGTATATCGCCAATACCGATCCGTTTCCTCAGGTTAACGGAGAGGGGATCAGGCAGCTCAGAGAAGCTGGAATTGAGGTGGTGACAGGGGTGATGGAGCGGGAAGGTGCGGAATTAAACCGGGCATTCTTTCATGCTCAGACGCATCGGCGTCCGTGGGTAACCATAAAAGTGGCCACCACCCTCGATGGCCGCATGGCCACCCGGACCGGCGACTCGAAATGGATCACCGGTGAACTGGCCAGGGAAGATGTGCAATGGCTCCGGTTTGCTCACGATGGAATCCTGACAGGTGCCGGTACGGTTCGGACAGACAACCCATCTCTGACCGTCCGGCTCAAAGGGATTTCGAAGCAACCCTGGAGGATTATCCTCGATACAAAGGCGGCGCTTCCTCTCACCTCGCAGGTTTTTTCGGATAGCTGGTCTTCAAGGACTTTGTGGTACACGTCTGCTTCACCCGATGACGGGCGCGAAAGAATCCCGGTTAACGAGGAGAATGGAAAGGCCGACCTGGCACAGGTGATGAAGGATCTCTTTGGCAGAGGTATTCATCTGGTGTTGGCCGAAGCAGGACCTACGCTGGTGTCTTCGCTTATCAGGACTGGTTTTGCTGATGAACTGATTATTTATATGGCGCCAAAACTGACCGGAAACGGTCCCGCTTTTTTCCGGGCGGATTCCGGAATGGATCGCCTTGCCGATGCGTTGGTACTTGAACCGGTTTCGAGCAGCGCAGCAGGGCACGATCTGAAATTAACTTACCGGTTCAGGAGATCATGA
- a CDS encoding glucose-6-phosphate isomerase, with protein sequence MSSNAIRLDVNLAVSHDPEVKHLLHISKLQEFQPLISKYHDEITAEKKARKIRFQELPYQSTEHIKSFKSSVQGKFDTLVVLGIGGSALGNIALASALTHSYQQIKNPGGLRLFVTDNVDPDWFLDLFDVIDINKTLFNVISKSGGTAETMSQFLYVWEVLKQKLGDKAADHMVATTDAKAGYLLDIANELNLKKFVVPEGVGGRFSVLSDVGLLSSALIGIDIDELLRGAGDMEKRCSQADLFQNPAYLNSLIHFLYDDVMNKSISVMMPYSSTLRYMADWYAQLWGESLGKRFRLDGHEVFAGQTPIKAVGPTDQHSQVQLYCEGPDDKVFTLIEVEKNKRDIRFNNPFKNNPGTDYLDGRTMNELIRAELHGTSIALADAERPVVKLILPEVNAYTVGQFIMLYELQTAMSGKLYQIDPYDQPGVEAGKKATFALMGRPGYEKEKNRIETSYPFDPSYLI encoded by the coding sequence ACGATCCTGAAGTCAAACACCTGCTCCATATCTCAAAACTGCAGGAATTTCAGCCCCTGATTTCAAAATACCACGACGAAATCACCGCCGAGAAGAAGGCCCGCAAAATCCGGTTTCAGGAATTGCCTTATCAATCCACCGAACATATCAAATCATTCAAATCATCAGTTCAGGGAAAATTCGATACGCTGGTTGTCCTGGGTATCGGAGGCTCGGCTCTGGGTAACATTGCGCTGGCTTCTGCGCTGACCCATTCCTATCAGCAGATTAAAAATCCGGGTGGATTGCGGTTGTTTGTAACCGATAACGTTGATCCGGACTGGTTTCTCGATCTGTTTGATGTAATCGACATCAACAAGACGTTGTTTAACGTGATCTCAAAATCGGGTGGTACCGCCGAGACCATGTCGCAATTTCTGTATGTCTGGGAAGTGCTGAAGCAGAAGTTGGGTGACAAAGCGGCCGATCACATGGTGGCTACCACCGATGCAAAGGCAGGCTACCTGCTCGATATCGCCAATGAACTGAATCTGAAAAAATTTGTGGTTCCAGAAGGAGTCGGCGGTCGTTTCTCCGTTCTTTCCGATGTAGGATTGCTGTCTTCCGCCCTGATCGGGATCGATATCGATGAATTGCTTCGTGGTGCGGGCGATATGGAAAAACGCTGTTCCCAGGCCGACCTGTTCCAAAATCCGGCCTACCTGAATTCACTGATTCATTTTCTTTATGATGACGTGATGAACAAGTCCATTTCCGTCATGATGCCTTATTCTTCCACACTTCGTTACATGGCCGACTGGTATGCCCAGCTGTGGGGAGAAAGCCTGGGAAAACGATTCCGTCTGGATGGACACGAGGTTTTTGCTGGTCAGACTCCGATCAAAGCTGTTGGTCCGACCGATCAGCACAGTCAGGTGCAGTTGTACTGCGAAGGTCCCGATGACAAGGTCTTTACCCTGATTGAAGTTGAGAAAAACAAGCGGGATATCCGTTTCAACAATCCGTTTAAAAACAATCCGGGAACCGATTACCTCGATGGCCGGACCATGAATGAGCTGATCCGGGCTGAGTTGCACGGTACGTCCATTGCGCTGGCCGATGCCGAACGTCCGGTGGTGAAACTGATCCTTCCCGAAGTAAACGCCTACACGGTTGGTCAGTTTATCATGCTGTATGAACTGCAAACGGCCATGTCTGGTAAATTATATCAGATTGATCCGTATGATCAGCCTGGCGTCGAAGCAGGGAAGAAAGCAACCTTTGCACTGATGGGACGTCCCGGTTATGAGAAAGAGAAAAACCGGATTGAGACTTCCTATCCGTTTGATCCATCCTATCTGATCTGA